A section of the Styela clava chromosome 9, kaStyClav1.hap1.2, whole genome shotgun sequence genome encodes:
- the LOC120339050 gene encoding 8-oxo-dGDP phosphatase NUDT18-like: MERSLSGSICSFVKGNGSILQECDVEEGDEYEAIKVKQNVCYIVAAIVIDDNGRVLMVQEAKVSCYKKWYLPAGRMEPNETIVEAVKREVLEEAGLEFEPTSLLCVEECGGRWVRFALVGKVTGGKLKTTEEADEESLQAMWWDREEKIQIRCKDVLPLIELGVKRHETDPSKSVVLLPSLEPQKQLFIRALLIYKQPANDQDISILLKQTSFENREESSNVDDKGKYCVPTSRIHQDDISFHRAVHAICKDLLQLNQHSDYSITILGVMNIEHTGASSSGHDGLGVSIIVELKIDNSCNGPPICKPNYKWVKLSELPVDENVTLLKKKLNPSNLIPLRSLKAKL, from the exons ATGGAAAGATCCTTATCGGGGTCGATATGTAGCTTTGTAAAAGGTAATGGATCAATCTTACAAGAATGTGATGTTGAAGAAGGCGATGAGTATGAGGCAATAAAAGTTAAGCAGAATGTTTGCTACATTGTTGCAG CAATTGTGATTGATGACAATGGAAGAGTACTCATGGTTCAAGAGGCCAAAGTATCATGCTATAAGAAATGGTATTTACCTGCTGGTAGAATGGAGCCAAATGAAACAATAG TTGAGGCAGTGAAAAGAGAAGTTTTGGAAGAAGCTGGACTGGAATTTGAACCAACTTCATTATTATGTGTTGAAGAATGTGGTGGACGATGGGTCAGATTTGCATTAGTGG GTAAAGTGACTGGTGGAAAGTTGAAAACAACCGAAGAAGCAGATGAAGAATCATTACAAGCAATGTGGTGGGATAGGGAGGAAAAAATACAGATCCGATGTAAAGATGTTTTGCCTTTGATAGAACTTGGTGTTAAGCGACATGAAACAGATCCTAGCAA ATCTGTGGTTTTGCTCCCATCACTTGAACCTCAGAAACAACTATTTATACGAGCACTTTTGATATATAAACAACCAGCTAATGATCAAGATATATCAATTCTATTGAAACAAACTTCGTTTGAAAACAGAGAAGAATCTTCGAACGTTGACGACAAAGGAAAATACTGTGTCCCTACTTCTCGTATTCATCAGGATGACATTTCTTTCCATAGAGCAGTTCATGCTATTTGCAAAGATTTATTACAACTCAATCAACACAGTGATTATAGCATAACGATATTAGGTGTAATGAATATTGAGCACACAGGAGCATCATCATCGGGACATGATGGGTTGGGTGTCAGTATTATAGTTGAACTGAAGATAGATAACTCTTGTAATGGGCCTCCAATTTGCAAACCGAATTATAAATGGGTTAAATTAAGTGAATTACCAGTTGATGAAAATGTAACACTGttgaaaaagaaattgaatccATCCAATCTAATTCCACTGAGAAGTTTGAAAGCCAAACTGTAA
- the LOC120339310 gene encoding uncharacterized protein LOC120339310, which translates to MKIICAGFWKTGTKSLAEALTILGYKVYDYDYQLFEFPDLWNKLFDGEITDDKIREELKNVDALIDGPVIAFWEDISRAFPESKVILTTRDENKWFNSLIGMMNKTPAIFKYFYPLMILTPTGRKFLGTGSRVWSYCLGDDNWNFELEQLDGKDIPDIPYPHKNKEGAHFAAEGGPQHPKFRQLMLELMFLLGIFASIISYIFYILYIYICT; encoded by the exons atgaaaatcatatGTGCTGGATTCTGGAAAAcaggtacaaaaagtttggcgGAGGCTTTGACAATACTGGGATATAAAGTATACGACTATGATTATCAACTGTTCGAATTTCCTGATCTATGGAATAAGTTATTCGACGGAGAAATTACGGACGATAAAATTCGAGAAGAATTAAAGAATGTTGACGCTTTAATTGATGGACCTGTAATTGCTTTTTGGGAAGACATATCGAGGGCATTTCCAGAGTCAAAG GTAATTCTGACGACCAGAGATGAAAATAAATGGTTTAACAGTTTAATAGGAATGATGAATAAAACACCAGCGATTTTTAAGTATTTCTACCCTTTAATGATCTTGACACCGACAGGAAGAAAATTCCTGGGAACTGGTTCGCGGGTTT GGTCATATTGTTTGGGAGATGACAATTGGAATTTTGAATTGGAACAATTGGATGGAAAAGATATTCCAGATATTCCGTATCCACACAAAAATAAGGAAGGCGCACACTTTGCTGCTGAAGGAGGTCCACAGCATCCTAAATTTAGGCAATTGATGCTGGAATTGATGTTTTTGTTGGGCATATTTGCATCGAtcatttcatacattttctacatactgtatatttatatttgtacttga
- the LOC120339597 gene encoding uncharacterized protein LOC120339597 — protein MKIICAGFWKTGTKSLAEALTILGYKVYDYDYQLFEFPELWNKLFDGTITDDEIREELKDVDAFIDGPVIAFWEDISRAIPEAKVILTTRDEDKWHNSLVRSIDTIPTILKYFFPLMSVTPTGRTFLGVGSRVWSYCFGSGSPMSMKISPQLQKRKFRQHNCYVTSSVSKDKLLVLNIGSGWEPLCKFLGKDIPDIPYPHKNKDGAHLTTDGGPQHPKYKQLKLELMFLLGILISIISYIFYIMCIYICT, from the exons atgaaaatcatatGTGCTGGATTCTGGAAAAcaggtacaaaaagtttggcgGAGGCTTTGACAATACTTGGATATAAAGTATACGATTATGATTACCAACTGTTTGAATTTCCTGAGCTGTGGAATAAGTTATTCGATGGAACAATTACCGACGACGAAATTCGGGAAGAATTGAAGGATGTTGACGCTTTCATTGATGGACCTGTAATTGCGTTTTGGGAAGACATATCGAGGGCAATTCCGGAGGCAAAG GTAATCCTGACAACAAGAGATGAAGATAAATGGCACAATAGTTTAGTTAGAAGTATTGATACGATTCCAACGATTTTAAAGTATTTCTTCCCTTTAATGAGCGTGACACCGACGGGAAGGACATTTTTGGGAGTTGGTTCACGTGTTT GGTCCTATTGCTTTGGATCCGGTTCTCCTATGTCTATGAAAATAAGTCCTCAACTACAGAAACGAAAATTCCGCCAGCATAACTGTTACGTGACTTCTTCGGTTTCAAAGGATAAGCTGCTCGTTCTGAATATTGGAAGTGGGTGGGAACCATTGTGCAAATTTCTCGGAAAAGATATTCCTGATATTCCATATCCACATAAAAATAAGGATGGTGCACATCTTACAACTGATGGAGGTCCACAGCATCCTAAATATAAGCAACTGAAGCTGGAATTGATGTTTTTGTTGGGCATACTTATATCAAtcatttcatacattttctacATAATGTGTATTTACATTTGTACTTGA
- the LOC120339595 gene encoding RNA-binding region-containing protein 3-like yields MPLGCLENSRTLLVRHLPSCLSSKEKEELLKYFGAFEVRVMPKHGRLKHTAFATFEDHINARKAIDRLHQVEILDCVLSVEFAKEQQIRLADKEQTVVAETEDLQEKDQCDDTGKSSLSEIKSTNYYNDILPPIAPHFGLKYPANPGLKYKYPSPNADILINICSAFLTVPRLYTQTLHLMNKMNLVPPFNPATTVPPMLVEHIQKLCNLSYNVLGNKQSNNTDIPTEPDKLDVVEMSESESEYESGEDNDDKTVSLNMNVPERVLKARKRRKEKSLKVGERKRRKLKNLITDNTTLKSSTLVETVDRSIAFEESTVDMIKKPIDIKLPSALDISTQVQESKKDDLPETELAVGVDHASELNDTQTEGFGRLLPVKSTGEDDDNTADNTTETVIKDYITEQQLESGKLSKKEMSNSSLYDKYQKGEPTSRLYIKNLSKQVTEKDLKFIFGRFVNFNDENESNMFDVRLMTQGRMKGQAFIGMPNIEAATRALRATNGYQLINKPMVVHFARSAKPK; encoded by the exons ATGCCGCTTGGTTGTCTTGAGAATAGTCGGACATTATTAGTGCGGCACCTTCCATCATGTTTAAGTTCAAAAGAAAAGGAAGAATTGTTGAAGTACTTTGGTGCATTTGAAGTACGGGTGATGCCCAAACATGGACGTTTG AAACACACTGCTTTTGCTACATTTGAGGATCATATCAATGCGAGAAAAGCAATCGACCGACTTCACCAAGTTGAAATTTTGGATTGTGTACTCAGTGTTGAGTTTGCAAAGGAGCAACAGATCAGACTAGCTGACAAAGAACAAACTGTTGTTGCGGAAACTGAAGATTTGCAAGAAAAAGATCAATGTGATGACACAGGCAAATCATCTTTGAGTGAGATAAAATCAACCAATTATTATAATG ACATACTACCTCCGATAGCTCCTCATTTTGGTTTGAAATATCCTGCAAATCCTggtttgaaatataaatatccatCTCCTAATGCTGATATTCTGATCAACATATGCTCTGCTTTTTTGACTGTACCAAGACTATACACTCAG ACTCTTCATTTGATGAATAAGATGAATCTTGTGCCTCCATTCAATCCTGCGACAACTGTGCCTCCTATG CTTGTTGAACACATACAAAAACTGTGTAACCTAAGTTATAACGTACTTGGAAACAAACAAAGTAATAACACCGATATTCCAACGGAACCTGATAAACTCGATGTTGTTGAAATGTCAGAATCTGAGTCAGAATATGAAAGTGGCGAAGAta ATGATGATAAAACTGTGTCATTAAATATGAATGTACCTGAACGAGTATTAAAGGCAAGAAAACGTAGAAAAGAGAAGTCTCTAAAAGTTGGAGAGAGGAAAAGACGGaagttgaaaaatttgattACAGATAACACGACTTTGAAG TCCTCGACTCTTGTTGAAACTGTGGATCGAAGCATAGCATTCGAAGAAAGTACCGTCGATATGATAAAGAAACCAATAGATATCAAG TTGCCTTCTGCTCTCGATATTTCTACACAAGTTCAAGAAAGTAAAAAAGATGATCTACCTGAAACTGAACTAGCTGTAGGAGTCGATCATGCCAGCGAGTTGAATGATACCCAGACTGAAGGATTTGGGAGATTGCTGCCAGTTAAATCAACCGGCGAAGATGATGATAATACAGCTGATAACACAACTGAAACAG TTATAAAAGATTACATTACGGAACAACAATTGGAATCGGGTAAACTGTCAAAGAAAGAAATGTCTAATTCATCATTATATGATAAGTATCAGAAAGGTGAACCAACATCCAGGTTATATATAaagaatttatcaaaacaagTGACGgaaaaagatttaaaatttatttttggaag ATTTGTTAATTTCAATGATGAGAATGAAAGTAACATGTTTGATGTGCGGTTGATGACACAAGGAAGAATGAAAGGGCAAGCATTCATAGGAATGCCAAACATCGAAGCCGCCACAAGAGCTCTGAGAGCAACTAATGGTTATCAGTTGATCAACAAACCAATGGTTGTGCATTTTGCAAGATCAGCAAAACCTAAGTGA
- the LOC120339662 gene encoding monocarboxylate transporter 4-like, whose protein sequence is MSAILTVGCAFSLSALTVGPMKSLGIFFVQYEKELGATAGQASLVNSLAFGAYFLGGPFASILTNRLGFRQTIILGTILASVGFIGCSFSQHISVVHGTVGIMTGVGFGFVGVPTVALIGMRFKEKQSLYINIVTMGSALSAIPLSPLLQLWIDIYGWRGAYLLLGGVVLNAIPSCLLMVSSKINKKMTNANRKLIDLDLMRSYTFPVYAIASGCDMAAMVAIGVYLVRFAQYKEVDNYIAASLPSIVAVVDLILRPISGYVTTLTHIGPIPIRRTYYFVGVACIQAVAVFIFPFTQSVYAIIAVTVTYATCVGSRGALAVTILSDLFGTEKLVSSLGLRAVVVGIFIIATPPLIGIIVDLTGSYDIPFYASSMLSLISAFLVAFLQIITPNEKQNGIHSKAKY, encoded by the exons ATGAGTGCTATTTTGACCGTCGGCTGTGCATTTAGCCTAAGTGCGTTGACAGTTGGTCCAATGAAGTCGCTTGGTATATTCTTTGTTCAATATGAAAAAGAGTTGGGTGCAACAGCAGGACAGGCATCTCTTGTGAATTCGTTGGCGTTTGGGGCATATTTTCTTGGTG gtcCTTTCGCATCTATTTTGACCAATCGTTTGGGATTTAGACAAACCATAATACTCGGTACAATTTTGGCTTCTGTGGGCTTCATAGGATGTTCGTTCTCCCAGCATATTTCAGTGGTTCATGGTACCGTCGGTATTATGACAG GTGTTGGATTTGGATTCGTTGGCGTTCCAACGGTAGCTTTGATAGGAATGCGTTTCAAAGAAAAACAATCATTATACATTAACATTGTGACAATGGGGAGTGCTCTATCAGCAATACCTTTATCGCCTCTTTTGCAACTGTGGATTGACATCTACGGCTGGAGAGGGGCTTATCTCTTGCTTGGTGGAGTCGTGTTGAACGCCATACCAAGTTGTCTTTTAATGGTGTCttcaaaaattaacaagaaAATGACAAATGCTAATAGAAAACTAATCGATTTGGATCTGATGAGATCATATACTTTCCCTGTCTATGCAATTGCATCGGGTTGCGATATGGCAGCCATGGTGGCTATTGGTGTGTATTTAGTTCGATTTGCGCAATATAAAGAAGTGGACAACTATATCGCTGCATCTTTACCATCAATTGTTGCGGTTGTGGACTTGATACTGCGACCGATTTCCGGCTACGTAACCACTTTGACACACATCGGACCAATTCCAATAAGGCGAACATATTATTTTGTGGGTGTGGCATGTATCCAGGCTGTCGCTGTTTTCATATTTCCATTTACTCAAAGTGTCTATGCCATAATTGCAGTTACTGTAACATACGCC aCTTGCGTCGGATCGCGGGGCGCCCTTGCTGTTACAATACTTTCTGATTTATTTGGAACAGAAAAACTCGTAAGTTCATTAGGTCTACGAGCTGTAGTAGTCGGAATCTTTATAATTGCAACTCCCCCGTTAATTGGAATCATTGTGGACTTGACTGGATCATACGATATTCCATTTTACGCTAGTTCGATGTTGTCACTCATTTCAGCATTTCTTGTTGCTTTTTTACAAATCATAACGCCTAATGAGAAACAAAATGGAATCCACTCAAAGGCAAAGTACTAA